A part of Cannabis sativa cultivar Pink pepper isolate KNU-18-1 chromosome 6, ASM2916894v1, whole genome shotgun sequence genomic DNA contains:
- the LOC115724588 gene encoding auxin-responsive protein IAA20, with protein MPMMELQLGLALPTSNFHIDIPIEGFDLNYNHQGFVSCNKKKKRKCGQAFSEQDIVTVPKTLPLLLWNNRKPNDEDDESNKDLFNNDTTYNFIKNDGEGDRVVGWPPVKAWKRRLICFHGGGRAVENGCSCGGRISRFMHVKVKMEGMAIARKIDLNLHTSFNTLTHTLMDMFGKCQEDSLNYKLTYQDREGDWLLAQDVPWRTFIRSVQRLKLLRRSH; from the exons atgccgATGATGGAGCTTCAACTTGGTTTGGCTCTTCCCACCTCTAATTTCCACATAGATATTCCAATCGAGGGCTTTGATCTGAATTATAATCATCAGGGCTTTGTGTCTtgtaataagaagaagaaacgaaAGTGTGGCCAGGCGTTTTCAGAGCAAGATATTGTAACGGTGCCTAAAACGCTTCCTTTGTTGTTATGGAACAACCGGAAACCcaatgatgaagatgatgaatCCAATAAAGACCTTTTTAACAACGACACAACTTACAACTTCATCAA GAACGATGGTGAAGGAGATAGAGTGGTGGGGTGGCCGCCGGTCAAGGCTTGGAAGAGGAGACTTATTTGCTTCCATGGCGGCGGCCGAGCTGTGGAGAATGGGTGCAGCTGTGGTGGAAGAATTTCTAGGTTTATGCACGTGAAGGTCAAGATGGAAGGAATGGCCATAGCTAGAAAAATTGACTTAAATCTCCATACTTCTTTCAACACTCTCACTCATACCTTAATGGACATGTTTGGAAAAT GTCAAGAGGATTCATTGAACTATAAACTCACTTATCAAGATAGGGAAGGAGACTGGTTACTTGCTCAAGATGTACCTTGGAG AACCTTTATAAGGTCAGTGCAACGTCTCAAATTGCTAAGGAGGTCCCACTGA